GATGGTAGCGGCCGTACTGTACGGCTGCGCCAACGGCGTCAACACCATGCTGCGCGCGATGGCCATGCCGGAACTGATCTCGCGCCACCACTACGCCACGCTCAACGGGCTGATGATGACGCCGGTGCTGCTGATGCAAGCGGCGGCGCCGTGGCTGGGCGCGCTGCTGTGGCGCGCGGCCGGGGGCTACTGGCTGATGCTGTGGGTGATGCTGGCACTGGCGCTGGCCGCGCTGCTGGCGTTCGGCTACGCGCTGCACCGGCGCGGGCTGCTGCGCGTGGAGGCGGGCCGCCCATGAGCGGATCCCCCGCGTCCGCCGCCGCGCTGCCTGCCGGCCAGGTCGCGCGCGCCACGCGCGGCACCATGGCGCTGTTCTTCGTCAACGGCGCCACCTTCGCCACCTGGGGCGTGCACATCCCCACCATCAAGGCGCGCTTCGGCCTGTCCGACGCGATGCTGTCGCTGGCGATGCTGGCGGTGGCCGGCGGCGCCATCATGGCAATGGGCCCGGTCGGGCGCTGGGTGGCGCGCGCCGGCAGCGCGCGCGCCTCGATGGCCGGCGGGCTGCTGTTCGCGCTGGCTACCGTCGCCATTCTGGCGATGCCGTCGTTCTGGCTGCTGCTGCCTGCGCTGCTGGCCTTCGGCATGGCCAATGCGGCGTTCGATGTCGCCATGAACGCGCAGGCCGCGACCGTTGAGGCCAGCCGCGCGCGCCCGGTGATGTCGTCGCTGCACGGCATGTTCAGCCTGGGCGGGATGGCGGGCGCGGGCTTTGGCGGCCTGATGCTGGCGCTGGACGTGCCGCCGCTGGCGCATGCGGCCCTGATGGCCGGCGTGACTGCGGCGGTGGCATTGGCCACGCTGCCGGGCCTGCTGGCCGACCATCCGGTGCCGCCATCCGCGCCACATCATTGCGACCATGCGGTGCGGGCGCTATGGCTGCTGGGGCTGCTGGCGTTTCTCGGGCTGATTGGCGAAGGCGCGATGTACGACTGGACCAGCGTCTATATGCGCG
The window above is part of the Cupriavidus taiwanensis LMG 19424 genome. Proteins encoded here:
- a CDS encoding MFS transporter; the protein is MSGSPASAAALPAGQVARATRGTMALFFVNGATFATWGVHIPTIKARFGLSDAMLSLAMLAVAGGAIMAMGPVGRWVARAGSARASMAGGLLFALATVAILAMPSFWLLLPALLAFGMANAAFDVAMNAQAATVEASRARPVMSSLHGMFSLGGMAGAGFGGLMLALDVPPLAHAALMAGVTAAVALATLPGLLADHPVPPSAPHHCDHAVRALWLLGLLAFLGLIGEGAMYDWTSVYMRDVARAPDGWVSLGYAAFSGGMACGRFGGDRLRARLGDSATLTGSAWLGFAGIALALAVPLPLAALAGFALMGLGAANMVPIFFVAASRLPGVAPAEAIARVARFAYVGLLLGPVLIGGVAHLASLRAGLALVALTMGWIALAGARSARCYLPPRAPSGR